TCAAAATCATTCAATGCCAATGGATTCAGGTTTTTCAAACACTGGAGACATCGTAGATGAAGACTTACCATTTTAAAATATAGGAGGGGAACACTATGGCACAACAACGCAGAGGTGGACGTCGTCGTCGTAAAGTTTGCTACTTCACTGCAAACCACATCGAAGAAATCGACTACAAAGACGTTGAATTATTGAAAAAATTTATCTCAGAACGTGGTAAAATCTTACCTCGTCGTGTAACTGGTACATGCGCTAAATATCAACGTAAATTAACTACAGCGATTAAACGCGCTCGTGTAATGGGATTATTACCATTCGTAGCAGACGAAGATTAATTTTTATAAAAGTAAGATCGGAAGTAATTCCGGTCTTTTTATTTTGCCTAATATAGAGTAAAATAGTAACAATATATAAAAAACTATAGGAGGCGCAACAAAATATGACCAATTGGGATACAAAATTTGCTAAAAAAGGATACACCTTTGATGATGTATTATTAATTCCTGCTGAAAGCCACGTTTTACCAAATGAAGTGAATATGCAGGTAGAATTATCAGAAAAAGTAAAATTAAATATTCCATTCATTAGTGCAGGGATGGATACTGTAACCGAAAACCAAATGGCAATTGCTATGGCTAATGCTGGAGGTTTAGGAGTTATCCATAAAAATATGAGCATTGAACAACAAGCACAAGAAGTACAAAAAGTGAAGACTTGGGATACGATTGAAGAAAATGCAGCATTAGATGAAAATGGACGTCTATTAGTTGCTGCGGCTGTAGGAGTAACGAGTGATACTTTTGAACGTGTTACTGCATTAATTGAAGCTGGAGCAGATGCAATTGTAATTGATACTGCTCATGGTCACAGTGCAGGAGTAATTCGCAAAATTAAAGAAATCAGACAAGAATTTAAAGACATTACTTTAATTGCAGGTAATGTTG
The sequence above is a segment of the Catellicoccus marimammalium M35/04/3 genome. Coding sequences within it:
- the rpsR gene encoding 30S ribosomal protein S18, translating into MAQQRRGGRRRRKVCYFTANHIEEIDYKDVELLKKFISERGKILPRRVTGTCAKYQRKLTTAIKRARVMGLLPFVADED